A DNA window from Sulfitobacter noctilucicola contains the following coding sequences:
- a CDS encoding gamma-glutamylcyclotransferase family protein has product MTPYFFGYGSLVNRSTHDYPDAHAAQLVGWRRAWVRSEAFDRVFLSVIPDPDTTISGLIAAVPGADWAALDARETGYARLHSGDAVVHPLAPAPPIAHYAVPVQQQGTTTRDTIILSYLDVVVQGFLREFGTEGVTHFFDTTDGWDTPILNDRSAPQYPRHQMLSSEETELVDHHLKRLSARLE; this is encoded by the coding sequence ATGACCCCCTACTTTTTCGGCTATGGCAGCCTCGTGAACCGCAGCACCCATGACTATCCGGATGCCCACGCAGCGCAGCTTGTTGGCTGGCGACGAGCATGGGTACGTTCCGAGGCATTTGATCGTGTTTTCCTGAGCGTCATTCCCGATCCCGATACCACAATTTCCGGCCTGATCGCGGCAGTACCTGGGGCTGACTGGGCGGCACTGGATGCGCGCGAGACGGGGTATGCCCGCCTTCATTCCGGCGATGCCGTTGTTCATCCATTGGCACCTGCGCCACCGATTGCGCACTATGCGGTCCCCGTCCAGCAGCAAGGCACCACAACCCGCGATACAATCATCCTGAGCTATCTGGACGTTGTTGTGCAGGGGTTCTTGCGGGAATTCGGCACCGAGGGTGTCACACATTTCTTCGACACCACAGATGGCTGGGATACACCGATCCTGAACGACCGGTCAGCACCCCAATATCCCCGTCATCAAATGCTCTCTTCTGAAGAGACAGAGCTAGTCGATCATCACCTGAAACGTCTATCGGCGCGCCTGGAATAG
- the gcvT gene encoding glycine cleavage system aminomethyltransferase GcvT, with protein sequence MDDLLQTPLYELHVGLGAKMVPFAGYSMPVQYPLGVMKEHLHCRGQAGLFDVSHMGQVVLSGPSWEDVATSFETLVPMDVLGLEDGRQRYGFFTNDAGGIEDDLMFARRGADLFVVVNAACKEADVGRMRAGLPSAVTVTELKDRALIALQGPKAADVISALDPKAEAIRFMDLADLTLNGTPVWASRSGYTGEDGFEISVPQENAESLVKALLEHEAVEPIGLGARDSLRLEAGLCLYGHDIDATTSPVEAALNWAIQKVRRTGGEREGGFPGADTILGHLSDGVSRKRVGLRPEGRAPMREGVPLFDAATGGRCIGEVTSGGFGPSVQAPVAMGFVQTDYAATGTMIWGEVRGKRLPLSVAKLPFIAANFKR encoded by the coding sequence ATGGATGATCTGTTACAGACACCACTTTATGAATTACACGTTGGGCTCGGGGCCAAAATGGTACCCTTTGCCGGCTACTCCATGCCGGTGCAATATCCGCTCGGCGTGATGAAAGAACATCTTCATTGCCGCGGCCAAGCTGGATTGTTTGACGTAAGCCACATGGGGCAGGTCGTCCTATCGGGACCAAGCTGGGAAGACGTCGCGACGTCCTTTGAAACGCTGGTGCCAATGGATGTTCTTGGGCTGGAAGACGGGCGGCAGCGGTACGGCTTTTTCACCAACGATGCCGGTGGAATCGAGGACGACCTGATGTTTGCGCGACGCGGTGCGGACCTGTTTGTGGTTGTGAATGCGGCCTGCAAGGAAGCTGACGTTGGCCGGATGCGCGCGGGATTGCCCTCCGCGGTGACAGTGACGGAGCTGAAGGACCGTGCGCTTATCGCGCTTCAGGGACCGAAGGCGGCTGACGTCATCTCTGCGCTGGATCCCAAGGCCGAGGCGATTCGCTTTATGGATCTGGCGGATCTTACTTTGAACGGTACCCCCGTCTGGGCATCACGGTCGGGCTACACCGGCGAAGACGGGTTCGAGATTTCTGTGCCGCAGGAAAATGCGGAAAGCCTCGTGAAAGCGCTGCTGGAGCATGAAGCGGTCGAGCCGATTGGATTGGGCGCACGGGATTCGCTTCGTCTGGAAGCGGGGTTGTGCCTTTATGGCCATGACATCGATGCAACCACCAGTCCTGTAGAAGCCGCGTTGAACTGGGCCATTCAGAAGGTACGTCGCACTGGTGGCGAGCGCGAAGGTGGTTTTCCGGGGGCGGATACGATCCTTGGACACCTGAGCGATGGCGTGTCGCGCAAGCGTGTCGGGCTGCGTCCCGAAGGGCGCGCCCCCATGCGCGAGGGCGTGCCCCTTTTTGACGCCGCCACGGGCGGGCGTTGTATCGGGGAAGTCACCTCGGGTGGATTTGGGCCAAGTGTTCAGGCACCTGTGGCCATGGGCTTTGTCCAAACTGACTACGCAGCAACCGGAACCATGATCTGGGGCGAGGTACGGGGAAAAAGGTTGCCTCTGAGCGTTGCCAAGCTCCCGTTCATCGCGGCAAACTTTAAAAGATAA
- the gcvP gene encoding aminomethyl-transferring glycine dehydrogenase, producing the protein MTFKPTEYLPYDFANRRHIGPSPSEMSDMLGVVGAKSLAALIDDTLPAGIRMEGSLDFGRAMSEREVLEHMRKTASKNKVLTSLIGQGYHGTVTPPAIQRNILENPAWYTAYTPYQPEISQGRLEALLNFQTMISDLTGLEVANASLLDEATACAEAMTMAQRVSKSKMMAFFVDQDCHPQNIAVMKTRAEPLGIEVIVGDPKDMNAEEVFGAIFQYPGTYGHVRDFTDAIAALHAHKGIGIISADPLSLTLLKEPGEMGADIAVGTTQRFGVPEGYGGPHAAYMACKDAYKRSMPGRIVGVSIDAHGNRAYRLSLQTREQHIRREKATSNVCTAQALLAVMASMYAVFHGPEGLKAIAQRIHRKTARLAEGLKMAGFEIRPATYFDTITVEVGPLQSAVLKSAVDEGINLRAVGETRIGITLDERTKPATIEAVWRAFGIDKEDKDYTPHYHMPEKLVRTTTYLTHPIFHMNRAETEMMRYMRRLADRDLALDRAMIPLGSCTMKLNSAAEMMPVSWREFSQMHPFVPADQALGYKELIDDLSSKLCDITGYDAISMQPNSGAQGEYAGLLSIAGYHRANGDDQRKVCLIPMSAHGTNPASAQMVGWKVVVVKSAENGDIDLEDFRAKAEAAGDALAGCMITYPSTHGVFEETVIEVTKITHAHGGQVYIDGANMNAMVGLSRPGDLGGDVSHLNLHKTFCIPHGGGGPGMGPIGVKEHLIPHLPGDPNAGGAAVSAAPFGSPSLLPISWAYCLMMGGEGLTQATRVAILNANYIAKRLEGAFDVLYKGPTGRIAHECILDVRPFEESAGVTVDDIAKRLIDCGFHAPTMSWPVAGTLMVEPTESETKAELDRFCDAMLAIRDEIREIENGDMPRENNPLKNAPHTVEDLVLEWGERPYSREQGCFPPGAYRIDKYWPPVNRVDNVHGDRNLICTCPPLSDYAEAAE; encoded by the coding sequence ATGACCTTCAAACCAACAGAATATTTGCCATACGATTTCGCAAACAGGCGCCACATCGGGCCGTCGCCTTCCGAAATGTCCGATATGCTGGGCGTTGTCGGTGCCAAGTCTCTGGCGGCATTGATTGACGATACCCTGCCCGCGGGCATTCGCATGGAGGGCTCTCTTGATTTCGGCCGCGCGATGAGCGAGCGCGAAGTGCTTGAACACATGCGCAAGACAGCGTCGAAAAACAAGGTTCTGACGTCGTTGATCGGACAGGGGTATCACGGGACGGTTACGCCGCCCGCGATCCAGCGTAATATCCTTGAAAATCCCGCATGGTACACCGCCTACACGCCTTATCAGCCTGAAATTTCGCAAGGACGCCTTGAGGCTCTGCTGAATTTCCAGACGATGATTTCCGATCTGACCGGTCTCGAGGTTGCGAACGCGTCCTTGCTGGATGAAGCGACAGCCTGTGCCGAGGCGATGACCATGGCGCAGCGGGTATCAAAATCGAAGATGATGGCATTCTTTGTGGATCAGGACTGCCATCCGCAGAACATTGCCGTCATGAAAACCCGCGCCGAGCCGCTTGGGATCGAGGTGATTGTCGGCGATCCTAAAGATATGAATGCTGAGGAGGTGTTCGGTGCAATTTTCCAGTATCCCGGCACCTATGGTCATGTCCGTGATTTCACGGATGCCATTGCGGCCCTGCATGCCCACAAAGGGATCGGTATTATATCGGCGGACCCGTTGTCACTGACGTTGTTGAAAGAACCCGGTGAGATGGGCGCGGACATTGCTGTCGGTACTACACAACGCTTTGGTGTGCCCGAAGGATATGGCGGCCCGCATGCGGCATACATGGCGTGCAAGGATGCCTACAAACGCTCGATGCCAGGGCGGATCGTTGGTGTATCTATCGACGCGCATGGCAACCGCGCCTACCGGCTGTCCCTGCAAACCCGCGAACAGCATATCCGGCGCGAGAAGGCGACATCGAACGTCTGTACCGCGCAAGCCCTGTTGGCGGTGATGGCGTCAATGTATGCGGTATTCCACGGTCCCGAAGGGTTGAAAGCGATTGCGCAGCGCATCCACCGCAAGACTGCGCGTCTGGCCGAAGGGCTGAAAATGGCGGGCTTTGAAATCCGCCCTGCTACCTATTTCGATACGATCACCGTCGAGGTCGGGCCGCTGCAATCGGCGGTTCTCAAATCCGCAGTTGATGAGGGGATCAACCTGCGCGCGGTAGGAGAGACCCGGATCGGGATCACGCTGGATGAACGCACCAAGCCCGCGACCATCGAAGCGGTCTGGCGTGCCTTTGGTATCGACAAGGAAGACAAGGATTACACGCCGCACTACCACATGCCGGAAAAGCTGGTGCGGACGACCACATATCTGACTCACCCGATCTTTCACATGAACCGCGCAGAGACGGAAATGATGCGCTATATGCGGCGTCTGGCGGACCGCGATCTGGCGCTGGACCGCGCCATGATCCCGCTTGGATCGTGCACGATGAAGCTGAATTCGGCGGCCGAGATGATGCCGGTCAGCTGGCGCGAGTTTTCCCAGATGCATCCCTTTGTCCCTGCGGATCAGGCATTGGGATACAAGGAACTGATCGATGATTTGTCTTCCAAGCTGTGTGATATTACCGGCTACGATGCGATTTCAATGCAGCCCAACTCCGGCGCGCAGGGCGAATACGCAGGTCTGTTGAGCATTGCGGGGTATCACCGCGCAAATGGCGACGATCAGCGTAAAGTTTGCCTTATTCCGATGAGCGCCCATGGCACCAATCCCGCTAGCGCGCAGATGGTCGGCTGGAAGGTCGTTGTGGTGAAATCTGCCGAAAACGGTGATATCGACCTTGAGGATTTTCGCGCGAAAGCCGAAGCCGCAGGCGATGCATTGGCGGGCTGCATGATCACGTACCCTTCGACGCACGGTGTGTTTGAGGAAACAGTGATCGAAGTCACCAAAATCACCCACGCGCACGGCGGGCAGGTCTATATCGACGGTGCCAACATGAACGCGATGGTCGGGCTGAGCCGCCCCGGCGATCTGGGCGGTGATGTGAGCCACCTGAACCTTCACAAGACGTTCTGCATTCCGCATGGTGGCGGTGGCCCCGGTATGGGGCCAATCGGTGTCAAAGAGCATCTGATCCCGCATTTGCCCGGCGATCCCAATGCTGGTGGTGCAGCGGTCAGCGCGGCTCCGTTCGGCTCGCCGTCCTTGTTGCCGATCTCATGGGCCTATTGCCTGATGATGGGCGGTGAGGGGCTGACGCAGGCCACCCGCGTCGCCATCCTGAACGCGAACTACATCGCCAAGCGGTTGGAGGGGGCGTTTGACGTTCTTTACAAAGGACCGACAGGGCGAATTGCGCATGAGTGCATTCTTGACGTGCGTCCGTTCGAGGAAAGTGCCGGTGTTACGGTGGATGACATCGCAAAGCGGTTGATCGATTGCGGATTTCACGCGCCGACGATGTCTTGGCCCGTGGCGGGCACCTTAATGGTCGAACCTACAGAAAGCGAGACAAAGGCCGAGCTGGACCGGTTCTGTGATGCGATGCTGGCCATCCGTGACGAGATCAGGGAAATCGAGAATGGTGATATGCCGCGCGAGAATAACCCGCTCAAGAATGCGCCGCATACGGTTGAAGATCTGGTTCTGGAATGGGGCGAGCGGCCCTATTCGCGTGAGCAAGGCTGTTTTCCGCCCGGTGCCTACCGGATCGACAAATACTGGCCACCCGTGAACCGTGTGGACAACGTTCACGGGGATCGCAACCTGATCTGCACTTGTCCGCCTCTCAGCGACTACGCGGAAGCGGCAGAATAA
- the gcvH gene encoding glycine cleavage system protein GcvH has translation MKFTEEHEWLREEDGEMVVGITIHAAEQLGDVVFVELPEEGTVVSKDDEVVVIESVKAASDILAPVDGEITEVNSTLTDNPGMVNDDPQGEAWFFKMKVSDPSQMDEFMTEAAYQKFIG, from the coding sequence ATGAAATTTACTGAAGAGCACGAATGGCTGCGCGAGGAAGACGGCGAAATGGTTGTGGGCATCACGATCCATGCGGCCGAGCAGCTGGGTGATGTCGTATTCGTGGAATTGCCTGAAGAAGGCACAGTCGTCAGCAAAGATGACGAAGTGGTCGTGATCGAAAGTGTGAAAGCCGCGTCCGATATTCTGGCTCCGGTGGATGGCGAGATCACGGAAGTGAATTCAACGCTGACAGACAATCCAGGCATGGTGAATGATGATCCGCAAGGCGAGGCGTGGTTCTTCAAGATGAAGGTGAGCGATCCGAGCCAGATGGACGAGTTCATGACCGAAGCGGCATACCAGAAATTCATCGGGTAG
- a CDS encoding inositol monophosphatase family protein, translating to MTENLPATLPNPVSHAQQQHIVNIIRRAAKAEIMPRFRGLSASDIASKSRPDDLVTVADSAAEAMMTRALQIAFPHALVVGEEAVADAPDLLGKIADAPLAFIIDPIDGTWNFAHNLAVFGVILAVTQFGRPVFGVIYDPVADDWAISSNEGPPLLERAGGTSKPLRASMGKPLEALNGYIPLGLFKGEAKTKLATTLPTFAHTHPLRCSAHQYRMIAQGYVDFSITESLHPWDHAAGALICERAGAHVEMLDGGPYTAARQSGYLLVAPDRTTWNRLKKVFDFLLEYPSE from the coding sequence ATGACAGAAAACCTGCCCGCCACATTGCCAAATCCGGTCAGCCACGCGCAGCAACAGCATATCGTGAATATTATTCGTCGTGCTGCCAAAGCCGAGATCATGCCACGCTTTCGCGGATTATCCGCGTCAGACATTGCCAGCAAATCGCGCCCTGATGATCTCGTCACCGTGGCGGATTCGGCAGCAGAGGCAATGATGACCCGCGCATTGCAGATCGCCTTTCCGCATGCCTTGGTGGTCGGAGAAGAAGCGGTGGCCGATGCCCCTGACCTTCTGGGCAAGATTGCAGACGCGCCACTGGCTTTCATCATCGATCCTATCGACGGCACATGGAACTTTGCGCATAATCTGGCAGTTTTCGGCGTCATCCTTGCGGTCACCCAGTTTGGCCGCCCTGTTTTCGGCGTGATCTATGATCCTGTTGCGGATGATTGGGCCATTAGCTCGAATGAAGGCCCCCCTTTGCTTGAGCGTGCGGGCGGCACTTCAAAACCTTTGAGGGCGAGCATGGGCAAGCCGCTGGAAGCCTTGAACGGCTATATCCCTCTCGGGCTGTTTAAGGGAGAGGCGAAAACCAAACTCGCGACAACATTGCCGACCTTTGCGCATACTCATCCATTGCGCTGTTCCGCGCACCAGTACCGAATGATCGCGCAAGGCTATGTGGACTTCTCGATCACCGAAAGTCTGCATCCTTGGGACCATGCGGCAGGTGCGCTGATCTGCGAACGCGCAGGTGCTCATGTGGAAATGCTGGATGGCGGACCGTACACCGCAGCACGTCAAAGCGGGTATCTGCTGGTTGCGCCCGACCGGACCACATGGAACCGCCTCAAAAAGGTGTTCGATTTCCTGCTTGAGTACCCGTCCGAATAA
- a CDS encoding MATE family efflux transporter, whose product MSLTASLGLMAVFIVDFVDMIFISMLGKTELAAAIGYAGAILFFTTSFGIGLGIAAGALVARALGADEPQLARERTTHALSYGFFFAVIFSTIVWLSLGSLVSLLGAEGETAALAVHFLQIIVPSMPFLIVGMMGSAVLRAHGDARRAMMATIAGGVVNAVLDPILIFGFGLELTGAAIASVAARLVICAMALWPLIVIYRGIAWPRASGMIRDLRPVLAIAFPAILAQVATPVGQAFVTRAMAGYGEEAIAGMAIVGRLTPVAFGVVFALSGAVGPIIGQNFGAQNMARVRQGFNAAILFVAVVIVLVSTVLFLARGAIADLFGATGLTRDLIYLFCGPLSLAFFFPGVLFVANAAFNNLGHPFYSTFTNWGRNAVALIPFVFIGSWLGGAQGVLIGQSVAGMLFGTVAWVLALRLIDQGGGPDGPKQEMFGREGRLFALFQARR is encoded by the coding sequence ATGTCGCTGACCGCATCGCTGGGACTCATGGCAGTTTTCATTGTCGATTTTGTCGACATGATTTTCATTTCCATGCTGGGAAAAACCGAGCTTGCGGCGGCGATCGGCTATGCAGGGGCAATCCTGTTTTTCACCACCTCCTTTGGGATCGGGCTGGGCATCGCGGCAGGTGCATTGGTCGCGCGGGCGCTGGGCGCAGATGAGCCGCAGCTTGCAAGAGAACGGACCACCCATGCGCTGAGCTACGGTTTTTTCTTCGCAGTCATATTCTCAACGATTGTCTGGCTCTCTCTCGGCTCGCTCGTTTCCCTTCTGGGGGCTGAGGGGGAAACCGCTGCGCTGGCAGTACACTTTTTGCAAATCATTGTGCCCTCCATGCCTTTTCTGATCGTCGGAATGATGGGCAGTGCGGTCTTGCGGGCCCACGGGGATGCGCGCCGAGCGATGATGGCGACGATTGCGGGCGGCGTTGTGAATGCTGTGCTCGACCCCATTCTTATTTTCGGGTTCGGGCTGGAACTGACAGGCGCTGCGATTGCTTCGGTGGCAGCGCGCCTGGTGATTTGTGCGATGGCGCTTTGGCCCTTGATCGTGATCTATCGCGGCATTGCTTGGCCACGCGCCAGCGGCATGATCCGCGATTTGCGGCCGGTCTTGGCTATCGCATTCCCGGCCATTCTGGCGCAGGTTGCAACGCCGGTGGGACAGGCCTTTGTCACCCGCGCAATGGCCGGCTACGGCGAGGAAGCGATTGCTGGGATGGCAATCGTGGGCCGCTTGACCCCTGTGGCCTTCGGTGTCGTGTTCGCCTTGTCCGGTGCGGTAGGTCCTATTATCGGGCAAAACTTCGGTGCGCAGAACATGGCCCGCGTGCGACAGGGGTTCAACGCGGCAATCCTGTTTGTCGCTGTAGTGATCGTGCTCGTCTCAACCGTCTTGTTTCTGGCGCGGGGGGCAATTGCGGACCTGTTTGGCGCGACCGGCCTGACGCGAGATCTAATCTATCTTTTCTGCGGGCCGCTTTCGCTTGCCTTCTTTTTCCCTGGTGTGCTGTTTGTGGCTAATGCCGCGTTTAACAATCTTGGCCATCCCTTCTATTCCACCTTTACGAACTGGGGTCGCAATGCGGTGGCTTTGATCCCTTTTGTGTTTATCGGGTCATGGCTGGGCGGTGCGCAGGGGGTTCTGATCGGGCAATCCGTGGCCGGTATGCTGTTTGGCACGGTGGCATGGGTGCTGGCACTCAGGTTGATCGATCAGGGTGGCGGACCGGATGGGCCGAAACAGGAAATGTTTGGCCGCGAAGGGCGGCTCTTTGCGCTATTCCAGGCGCGCCGATAG
- a CDS encoding methyltransferase: MMYNRVVQEKRARKMLGRIVTPETEVGEISGKMAKQLRLKPKSFERFDFPEFDVCGEPFQDEGGAVRQFDVMIANQVWEHLDRPYKATQNIHAMLREGGYFYVAVPFYVRYHGYPVDCSRWSARGLKNLLIEGGFDEDKIEAEQWGNLECAQAECGYRFARYDEEKHSIKNDPQFPVVSWAIAQK; this comes from the coding sequence ATGATGTACAACCGTGTCGTGCAGGAAAAACGCGCGCGCAAGATGCTCGGCAGGATCGTCACGCCCGAAACCGAAGTCGGCGAGATCTCGGGCAAAATGGCCAAACAGTTGCGGCTAAAGCCCAAGTCTTTCGAGCGGTTTGATTTCCCAGAATTTGATGTTTGTGGTGAGCCGTTTCAGGATGAGGGCGGTGCCGTTCGTCAATTCGATGTGATGATCGCCAACCAAGTTTGGGAACACTTAGACCGGCCCTACAAGGCGACCCAGAACATTCATGCGATGTTGCGAGAGGGCGGGTATTTCTATGTCGCGGTGCCATTCTACGTCCGCTATCACGGGTATCCGGTGGATTGCAGCCGTTGGAGCGCGCGGGGGCTGAAAAACCTGTTGATCGAAGGTGGGTTCGACGAGGACAAGATTGAGGCCGAGCAATGGGGCAATTTGGAATGCGCACAGGCTGAATGCGGATACCGGTTCGCGCGGTATGACGAAGAAAAACACTCCATCAAGAACGATCCGCAATTTCCTGTCGTGTCATGGGCCATCGCGCAAAAGTAG
- a CDS encoding ABC transporter permease codes for MSLRLASRFARREMRGGLRGFRLFLACLALGVAAIAAVGSVRSAIDAGLSREGAALLGGTAELDFTYRFATERELEWMSAKADALSGIVEFRSMAVVGDDRALTQIKGVDDAYPLVGSVVLSPDIPLPQALATVDGIPGAVMEQALSDRLGLVQGDTFILGEKTFRLSALLKREPDSAASGFALGPRTLVYTDALDGSGLLAPGTLFNSKYRLDLPSATDLEALEANAKEAFENAGMRWTDARNGAPGVSRFVERLTAFLILVGLSGLAVGGVGVSAAVRAYLNGKTEVIATLRALGADRATIFQTYFLQIGALSLLGVAIGLLLGAFIPLLLSPIIEARLPVPATFALYPMPLIEAALYGLLTALIFTLWPLARSEDVRAATLFRDAWSGARQLPALRYLIVIAGLTIALLGLAGWFNGSWWLTLWTLGGIAGALFILSLAALLLRWIARRSARIVRGRPRLRWSLAAISGTGEGAGAVVLSLGLGLTVLAAVGQIDGNLRNAITGNLPDVAPSYFFVDIQKDQMEGYSERLANDPAVSRVDSAPMLRGVITQINGQPAAQVAGDHWVLQGDRGVTYAAQPDETTNITAGEWWAKDYTGPPLISFAAEEAAEMGVMLGDTLTVNILGRDITGTITSFREVDFSNAGIGFILAMNPSALENAPHTFISTVYAQEEAEAAILRDLASAYPNITAIRVRDAIDRVSSVLSSLAAATSYGALATLLTGFIVLIGAAAAGSDARTFEAAVLKTLGASRAQIALSFILRAALLGLFAGTVALFAGALAGWAVSTFVMETDFTLIWRSAVLIIAGGVAATVLAGLGFALKSLNARPAQVLRARE; via the coding sequence ATGAGCCTGCGCCTTGCCAGCCGTTTCGCGCGCAGAGAGATGCGGGGCGGTTTACGTGGTTTCCGTCTCTTCCTCGCCTGCCTCGCCTTGGGTGTCGCGGCAATCGCAGCGGTTGGCTCTGTTCGCTCCGCCATTGACGCGGGCCTCAGCCGCGAAGGAGCGGCCCTTCTGGGCGGCACTGCGGAACTTGATTTCACCTACAGATTTGCGACCGAGCGTGAGCTTGAGTGGATGTCAGCCAAAGCAGATGCCCTGTCAGGAATTGTTGAATTCCGGTCCATGGCCGTTGTGGGAGATGACCGTGCCCTTACCCAAATCAAAGGAGTCGACGATGCCTATCCTCTTGTTGGCTCTGTGGTTCTCTCGCCGGATATCCCGTTACCGCAGGCTCTGGCTACGGTGGACGGCATTCCCGGTGCCGTAATGGAACAAGCGCTTTCGGACAGGCTTGGTTTGGTGCAGGGCGATACCTTTATTTTGGGAGAGAAGACATTCAGGCTTTCGGCGCTTCTGAAGCGCGAGCCGGATTCAGCAGCGAGCGGTTTTGCCCTTGGACCCCGCACGTTGGTCTATACCGATGCGCTAGACGGTTCGGGACTTCTCGCGCCGGGTACCCTGTTCAACAGCAAGTACCGCCTTGATCTGCCATCCGCTACGGATCTGGAAGCATTAGAGGCAAACGCCAAAGAAGCGTTCGAGAACGCTGGTATGCGCTGGACCGATGCACGAAACGGCGCGCCCGGCGTTTCGCGCTTCGTGGAACGGTTAACGGCATTTCTCATCCTTGTCGGCCTTTCGGGTCTGGCTGTTGGCGGGGTCGGTGTCTCTGCTGCCGTGCGTGCATACTTGAATGGAAAGACCGAGGTCATTGCCACTTTGCGCGCTTTGGGGGCGGACCGGGCCACCATTTTTCAGACGTATTTTTTACAGATCGGTGCGTTGTCTCTACTCGGCGTGGCCATCGGTCTGCTTCTTGGCGCGTTCATACCGCTACTGCTCTCTCCGATTATTGAGGCGCGCTTGCCCGTGCCTGCGACATTCGCTCTCTATCCGATGCCTCTGATCGAAGCCGCACTTTATGGTCTGCTCACGGCCCTGATCTTTACACTTTGGCCACTGGCCCGCAGCGAAGATGTGCGCGCCGCTACGCTCTTTCGCGATGCTTGGTCAGGTGCCAGACAACTGCCTGCATTGCGCTATCTGATTGTCATTGCGGGGCTAACCATCGCGTTGCTCGGACTTGCAGGTTGGTTCAACGGCTCGTGGTGGCTGACGCTCTGGACACTTGGAGGGATAGCCGGTGCACTTTTTATTCTCTCGCTCGCTGCATTGCTGTTGCGGTGGATTGCCCGACGTAGCGCCCGTATTGTTCGGGGACGCCCCCGTCTGCGCTGGTCGCTTGCAGCCATATCCGGCACCGGAGAAGGTGCTGGCGCTGTTGTCCTGTCCCTTGGTCTGGGCCTGACGGTACTGGCCGCGGTCGGACAGATTGACGGTAACCTGCGCAATGCCATAACTGGCAACCTGCCCGACGTCGCGCCCTCGTACTTTTTCGTCGACATCCAGAAAGACCAGATGGAAGGCTATTCCGAACGGCTTGCAAATGACCCCGCCGTGAGCCGCGTTGACAGTGCTCCAATGCTGCGCGGCGTTATTACACAAATCAACGGTCAACCCGCAGCGCAGGTCGCGGGGGACCACTGGGTTTTACAGGGCGATAGGGGCGTGACCTATGCCGCACAACCGGACGAGACCACGAATATTACCGCAGGCGAGTGGTGGGCTAAGGATTATACCGGCCCGCCCCTGATCAGTTTCGCGGCGGAAGAAGCTGCCGAGATGGGTGTGATGCTTGGCGATACATTGACCGTCAACATTTTGGGTCGTGACATTACAGGCACCATCACATCTTTCCGCGAGGTGGACTTTTCGAACGCGGGCATCGGCTTCATTCTCGCGATGAACCCCAGCGCGCTTGAGAACGCGCCGCATACCTTCATCTCGACGGTCTATGCCCAAGAAGAGGCGGAAGCCGCAATCCTGCGCGATCTGGCAAGCGCCTATCCCAACATCACAGCGATCCGCGTGCGCGATGCCATCGACCGCGTATCGTCTGTCCTGTCCAGTCTTGCTGCCGCAACATCTTATGGCGCGCTCGCCACGCTTCTGACGGGCTTTATTGTGCTGATCGGCGCTGCGGCTGCCGGCTCGGACGCACGCACCTTCGAGGCTGCCGTTCTCAAGACACTCGGCGCATCACGCGCCCAGATCGCCCTGAGCTTCATCCTCCGCGCGGCACTGCTTGGCCTGTTCGCAGGGACTGTGGCGCTGTTTGCCGGTGCTTTGGCTGGTTGGGCTGTCAGCACATTCGTCATGGAAACCGATTTTACCCTCATCTGGCGCTCTGCGGTTCTGATCATTGCAGGTGGCGTTGCCGCAACCGTCTTGGCAGGCTTGGGTTTTGCGCTTAAGTCTCTGAACGCCCGGCCCGCCCAAGTGCTGCGCGCCCGCGAATAG